The following proteins are co-located in the Bacillus pumilus genome:
- a CDS encoding FecCD family ABC transporter permease has product MKMNAELDFQKRQSRRKWLIPGLLLALGVGACLGLALGSIQLSLPDLIAALTESGQPVHEKIVMDLRLPRVLIGFIVGACLAASGAILQGVVRNPLADPGIIGVTAGGGLAAVLSMIVFPQFTYLTPAAAFLGALLAALVVYVLSFDQGVSPLKLILAGVAVNALLGAVMNGFMVLYSERVQAVLPFLSGGLNGRSWHHLSFVSPYALAGLCLCFFAIKPANLLLLGDESAQLLGLRVERTRFFLIALAALLAGAAVSVSGLIGFVGLVVPHFIRLLIGDDYRYLLPISMLGGGVLVVFADTAARVWFTPVELPVGILLACIGAPFFLYLLKKKGRG; this is encoded by the coding sequence ATGAAAATGAATGCCGAGTTAGATTTTCAAAAAAGACAGTCTAGACGAAAGTGGCTTATACCGGGACTGCTTCTCGCTTTAGGTGTGGGCGCATGTCTAGGACTTGCATTAGGTTCTATTCAATTATCGCTGCCGGATCTGATCGCTGCTTTGACGGAATCAGGGCAGCCTGTCCATGAAAAAATCGTGATGGATTTACGGCTGCCGCGTGTTCTGATTGGTTTCATCGTTGGGGCCTGTCTCGCAGCATCAGGGGCGATTTTACAAGGGGTCGTCCGAAATCCGCTCGCTGACCCCGGAATCATTGGTGTCACAGCCGGCGGGGGCTTAGCTGCTGTACTCAGCATGATTGTTTTCCCGCAATTTACGTATTTGACTCCAGCCGCAGCCTTTCTTGGCGCTTTATTAGCGGCACTCGTTGTGTATGTGCTGTCATTTGACCAAGGCGTTTCACCGCTGAAATTGATTTTGGCGGGAGTGGCAGTCAATGCCCTGCTTGGTGCGGTCATGAACGGGTTTATGGTGCTTTATAGTGAGCGGGTGCAGGCTGTTCTGCCTTTTTTATCAGGTGGATTAAACGGGCGGAGCTGGCATCATCTTAGCTTTGTGTCGCCATATGCGCTGGCTGGGTTGTGTCTTTGTTTTTTTGCAATCAAGCCGGCAAATCTTCTCCTGCTTGGCGATGAATCGGCTCAGCTATTGGGCCTGAGAGTAGAGCGAACCCGGTTTTTCTTAATTGCGCTGGCGGCGCTTTTAGCTGGTGCGGCTGTAAGCGTGAGCGGTTTAATTGGGTTTGTCGGGCTTGTCGTTCCTCATTTTATCCGTCTTTTAATTGGAGATGACTACCGGTATCTGCTGCCGATTTCGATGCTGGGCGGGGGCGTACTTGTGGTTTTTGCAGATACAGCGGCACGGGTCTGGTTTACCCCGGTTGAATTGCCTGTCGGTATATTGCTAGCCTGCATCGGTGCACCTTTCTTCCTCTATTTATTAAAAAAGAAAGGGAGGGGTTAA